One Candidatus Synechococcus calcipolaris G9 genomic window carries:
- a CDS encoding FHA domain-containing serine/threonine-protein kinase, giving the protein MIILHLLDPWKRTPVKTWRFPLKTLIRIGRAADNDVILNDILIGRYHTELACYRDPENLGRWYLKSCGTMGTFLDGKLVSEGTLSNGSLLQLGATGPIIQFLEQHQKRSAPTLAGCTHVGNVPGNLFCIHCGEPLNVQRTIRDYQVLRLLGHGGMGTTYLVCQQHTEPSPRKGLPEVRVLKELRADMESVEKAQELFEREARILQSLCYAGIPTFYDYFVENNKKYLVMELIHGLDLERWVLRNGPVDPVQAIQWMLQACGILDYIHGQDPPVIHRDLKPSNLLVRSRDNQVVLIDFGAVKEAGHSPGTRIAVEGYSAPEQMMGNPHTQSDIYAVGATLVFLLMGDSPIRFYRHRQGVHRLQILEESSIPEPLRQVIHQATEPRLIDRYPTALVLAQALRACLPS; this is encoded by the coding sequence GTGATTATCCTGCACCTCTTAGACCCTTGGAAGCGCACGCCAGTTAAAACATGGCGGTTTCCCCTGAAAACGTTAATCCGAATTGGGCGGGCAGCGGATAATGATGTAATTTTGAATGACATTTTAATCGGCCGGTATCACACTGAATTAGCTTGCTATCGAGATCCCGAAAACCTGGGTCGCTGGTATCTGAAGAGTTGTGGCACCATGGGCACATTTTTAGATGGCAAACTTGTCAGTGAAGGCACGTTATCCAACGGCAGCTTACTGCAACTGGGGGCGACGGGGCCCATTATTCAGTTTCTGGAGCAGCACCAAAAACGAAGTGCCCCTACCTTGGCGGGATGTACCCATGTGGGGAATGTGCCAGGGAATTTGTTTTGTATTCACTGTGGCGAACCCCTCAATGTCCAGCGGACAATTCGGGATTATCAAGTGCTGCGACTTTTGGGCCACGGTGGGATGGGAACAACCTATTTAGTTTGTCAGCAACATACTGAACCCTCGCCCCGCAAAGGCTTACCAGAAGTGCGGGTACTCAAAGAGCTACGGGCAGATATGGAATCGGTCGAGAAGGCCCAGGAACTATTTGAGCGGGAAGCCCGGATTTTGCAATCTCTCTGTTATGCTGGGATTCCAACATTTTATGATTACTTTGTCGAGAATAACAAAAAATATCTGGTCATGGAACTCATCCATGGTCTGGATTTAGAGCGGTGGGTGCTTCGCAATGGGCCGGTGGATCCTGTCCAAGCCATTCAGTGGATGTTACAGGCCTGCGGCATCCTAGACTATATCCATGGCCAAGACCCGCCTGTTATCCATCGAGATCTTAAGCCCAGTAATCTTCTGGTGCGATCGCGGGACAATCAAGTGGTATTAATTGACTTTGGGGCGGTGAAGGAAGCGGGCCATTCCCCCGGAACTCGGATTGCCGTAGAAGGCTACAGTGCCCCAGAGCAAATGATGGGAAATCCCCATACCCAGTCCGATATTTATGCCGTGGGCGCAACCCTCGTCTTTTTACTGATGGGGGATAGTCCAATTCGGTTTTATCGCCACCGTCAAGGGGTACACCGCCTACAAATTCTAGAGGAATCGAGTATCCCCGAACCCTTGCGTCAAGTGATTCATCAGGCCACAGAACCCCGCCTGATCGATCGCTATCCTACGGCCCTTGTCTTAGCTCAAGCTCTACGGGCCTGTTTACCATCCTGA
- a CDS encoding ArsB/NhaD family transporter translates to MENISAFISLTTFVSVILAIMFEKVHLMVAAFLGALILVFTHVMTLGEAIDYISQSHATIALFFGIMVLIRAFEPTQIFSYLAGQMVKLSRGSGKLLLLGIVAITTPICAVLPNATTVMLLAPLIPPLAQDIGIDFAPLLILMVLVANSAGLLTLVGDPATFIVGDGINITFIEYMQRLSLGGVLAIVAIICLLPVLFSKTWNSQFAGYENLKLPPINHPRTLAFGSLIMALVLFLFVVGESLPIPVQPGAVALMGAGLALFLAHQSKIDTVNNILKDVDWSTLIFFMCTFVMIGGLEKTGVVRQLSTILGMVLGQNIALGCIVLMVLVALLSSVVPNIPLVVAMVPLLKQYLFNVNLITAEMVDPNFSGQFPSLVLPLFYAMMLGATLGGNGTLVGASANIVAAGIAELHGGKISFYRFLRYGLPVMGVQIGVSIVFIAFRFL, encoded by the coding sequence ATGGAAAACATTTCTGCATTCATTAGTCTCACAACATTTGTATCAGTCATTCTGGCGATCATGTTTGAAAAAGTTCATCTCATGGTTGCTGCTTTTTTAGGGGCCTTAATCTTAGTTTTTACCCATGTGATGACCCTGGGCGAAGCGATTGATTATATTAGTCAAAGTCATGCCACGATCGCCCTCTTCTTTGGCATCATGGTTTTAATCCGTGCCTTTGAACCTACTCAGATTTTCAGCTATCTTGCTGGTCAAATGGTAAAGCTATCCCGTGGCAGTGGCAAGTTACTTTTGCTGGGAATTGTCGCTATTACCACCCCCATCTGTGCTGTGCTACCCAATGCCACCACCGTCATGCTACTGGCTCCCCTTATCCCTCCCTTAGCCCAAGATATTGGCATTGATTTTGCACCCCTCTTAATCTTGATGGTATTGGTGGCCAATAGTGCCGGGTTATTAACCCTTGTGGGGGATCCGGCGACATTTATTGTTGGCGATGGTATTAATATTACCTTCATCGAGTATATGCAGCGTTTGAGTTTAGGCGGTGTCTTGGCAATTGTTGCCATTATTTGTCTACTACCCGTATTATTCTCTAAAACTTGGAATAGTCAATTTGCCGGATATGAAAACCTAAAATTACCCCCCATTAATCACCCCCGTACCCTTGCCTTTGGCTCCCTAATCATGGCATTGGTTTTGTTTTTATTTGTCGTGGGCGAATCCTTACCTATTCCCGTCCAACCTGGGGCCGTTGCCCTAATGGGGGCAGGATTAGCTTTATTTCTTGCCCATCAAAGCAAAATTGACACCGTGAACAACATTCTCAAGGATGTTGACTGGAGTACGCTAATTTTCTTTATGTGTACCTTTGTGATGATTGGTGGATTGGAAAAAACGGGAGTGGTGCGCCAACTTTCAACTATTTTAGGTATGGTTTTAGGGCAGAATATTGCCCTCGGCTGTATTGTCCTGATGGTATTGGTCGCCCTCCTGTCCAGCGTTGTACCCAATATTCCCCTAGTTGTGGCAATGGTGCCCCTCCTGAAACAATATTTATTTAATGTGAATTTAATCACAGCAGAAATGGTAGACCCCAATTTTTCCGGGCAATTTCCGTCCCTGGTGTTACCGCTGTTCTATGCCATGATGCTGGGGGCAACCTTGGGAGGAAATGGCACATTGGTGGGGGCTTCTGCCAATATTGTTGCAGCAGGGATTGCTGAATTGCATGGGGGTAAAATTTCCTTTTATCGGTTTTTACGCTATGGCTTGCCGGTGATGGGGGTACAGATTGGGGTGAGTATCGTTTTTATTGCTTTTCGGTTTTTATAA
- a CDS encoding serine/threonine phosphatase, which yields MNNNRDVPTEPTLESTAAESMAAQSQYDTEQSPEQSALESTESADVDQSPEDNPPSYWWTVIYPDEVNNFWLNCAHRGVTEVEIDEDTQPPSTPLYADPQQRYRRYQAGLPEDQPQFVEDMTPDWPTAIAPVLESLSQWGHELDPSEPEQIIKQFQCYVPEFSPLGVAYLTLHLLMPETIPELHDIWTDNHSIDKLTGKCQGVALGFDPQAQPLSQLWRDETIPDQAIFRWLEDMLEIWQGLEPWGCSASLIIEDNICVRSDRTLYLRQLSFDPISDPTPEFVEQVIGVRRIVPEQQLPLVKAWQKLFELTTPRRQTSFSPLLACLASQPVTSILELQNLLDDLAETLQSDLLLSLDTEIGEDMGARDTNEIIDERDEIDGGDGADIEDDTGDISPDEEDMGILTMDELEDATAADDAPTAVLPKQVVCLEVFGHTDTGRERHHNEDFFLIHNRQKQWFTSSGQQVQAEGLYIVCDGMGGHAEGEVASSLAAKTLCDYFEEFWPWQSPLPDATLFREGILRANQAIFSVNEDKSKTGSGRMGTTLIAALVQGSMIRIGHVGDSRVYRFSKRLGLEQITVDHEVGQRFIQQGVEPEIAYGRPDAYQLTQALGPRNSNALSPDVYDIEVHEDTLLLLCSDGLTDNRCLESHVVSHILPMLDFKADLRQGVYQLVQLGNEFNGHDNLTVIAARMKLRSQLNYLF from the coding sequence ATGAATAATAATCGTGACGTTCCTACCGAACCAACTTTAGAATCTACGGCGGCAGAATCTATGGCGGCGCAATCCCAATACGATACTGAACAATCTCCAGAACAATCTGCATTGGAATCTACTGAATCTGCGGATGTCGATCAATCTCCGGAGGACAATCCTCCCTCCTACTGGTGGACCGTTATTTACCCCGATGAAGTAAACAATTTTTGGCTAAACTGTGCCCACAGGGGAGTCACTGAAGTAGAAATTGACGAGGACACCCAACCTCCCAGTACGCCCCTCTACGCCGATCCCCAACAACGCTACCGTCGCTATCAAGCGGGTTTACCCGAAGATCAACCCCAGTTTGTTGAAGATATGACCCCGGATTGGCCCACGGCGATCGCCCCGGTGTTGGAGAGCCTCAGTCAGTGGGGCCATGAATTGGATCCCAGCGAACCCGAACAGATCATTAAGCAATTTCAATGCTATGTTCCTGAGTTCAGCCCCCTGGGAGTGGCCTATCTCACCCTACATTTACTGATGCCAGAGACCATCCCCGAACTCCATGATATTTGGACAGACAATCATTCCATTGATAAGTTAACCGGCAAATGCCAGGGTGTGGCGTTGGGATTTGATCCCCAGGCCCAACCCCTAAGTCAACTGTGGCGCGATGAAACCATTCCCGATCAGGCAATCTTCCGTTGGCTAGAGGATATGCTTGAGATTTGGCAGGGGCTAGAACCCTGGGGCTGTAGTGCCTCCTTGATCATTGAGGATAATATTTGTGTCCGCAGCGATCGCACCCTTTATCTGCGCCAGTTGTCCTTTGATCCCATTTCCGACCCCACCCCGGAATTCGTCGAGCAGGTCATTGGTGTTCGTCGCATTGTGCCTGAGCAGCAATTACCCTTGGTCAAGGCATGGCAAAAACTCTTTGAACTGACCACCCCTCGCCGTCAGACCTCTTTTTCGCCCCTTCTAGCCTGTCTCGCCAGTCAGCCAGTGACGAGTATTTTAGAGTTGCAAAACCTTTTGGATGATTTGGCGGAAACCCTGCAAAGTGATCTTCTCCTCTCCTTAGACACAGAGATTGGGGAGGATATGGGGGCAAGGGATACCAATGAAATTATTGATGAAAGAGATGAAATAGATGGCGGGGATGGGGCAGATATAGAGGATGACACGGGGGATATCAGTCCAGATGAGGAGGATATGGGCATCCTGACAATGGATGAGTTGGAGGATGCCACCGCCGCCGATGATGCCCCCACCGCAGTTTTACCCAAGCAGGTGGTTTGCCTAGAAGTTTTCGGCCATACCGATACCGGTCGTGAACGACACCACAACGAAGACTTTTTCCTAATTCATAATCGTCAAAAACAATGGTTTACCTCCAGTGGTCAGCAGGTTCAGGCGGAGGGGTTGTATATTGTCTGCGATGGGATGGGCGGCCACGCCGAGGGGGAAGTTGCCAGTTCCTTGGCGGCTAAAACCCTATGTGATTATTTTGAAGAGTTTTGGCCGTGGCAATCCCCGTTACCCGATGCCACCCTATTTCGAGAAGGGATTTTGCGAGCTAACCAAGCTATTTTCAGTGTGAATGAAGATAAATCCAAGACCGGCAGTGGCCGCATGGGAACCACCTTGATTGCCGCCCTTGTTCAGGGTTCTATGATCCGCATTGGCCATGTTGGTGATAGTCGTGTCTATCGATTTAGTAAACGCCTAGGTCTAGAACAAATTACCGTGGATCATGAAGTAGGGCAGCGATTTATTCAACAGGGGGTTGAGCCAGAGATTGCCTATGGTCGCCCCGATGCCTACCAACTCACCCAGGCCCTTGGCCCCCGGAATAGCAATGCCCTATCTCCCGATGTTTATGATATTGAGGTTCACGAGGATACCCTGCTGTTACTTTGCTCCGATGGTTTGACGGATAATCGTTGCTTAGAATCCCATGTGGTGAGTCATATCCTACCTATGCTAGATTTTAAGGCGGATTTACGCCAGGGAGTCTATCAACTCGTTCAATTGGGGAATGAATTTAATGGTCATGATAATTTAACGGTGATTGCTGCCCGCATGAAACTGCGATCGCAACTTAATTATTTGTTTTAA